The genomic segment TTCCCGCGGGCGCGGACTGTGCCGCTTCCGTGATCCCGTCGAACGCTTTGCGAATCTCTTTGGCGCCCTTTTGGGGGCCGCCTTTCGGCCCGTCCTTGGGTCCCTTGTCCTTGTCCTTATCCTTGTCCTTCTTCTCCTTGCCGGGTTCCTTGTCCTTGGCCGGCTGTCCGACGGCCCCGCCGGCACCGATCACCAGCACCGCAGTAGCCAGGAACAGGGCCGGCGCGACGAGCCGACCGGTTGTGATCCGCATGACCGTGACCTCCCGAGTGTGACCGCGGCTTGGCTCGGCGGAAGAGTGCGTGCGGTCGAGGATTCGTTCGCTCCGCCGTGGGCGTGCGGACAAAACGCAAACGCAACGCCGCCCGGACCCCGGGTGAGCGGATTTCGGATCGACACGGAGGAAATCCCTGTGATTTGCAGGGATTGTGAAGCGAAAAATCGCGGTGTGGTGGCGGGATGTGGGGTCGCGGATCGATGACTTCTGGGCGGGAATCCCCCGGCGAGTGACCGGTTCCCGCCCAAGGGTGGGTGAGACTTCAGGGCGTCCGGGGGTGCCAGGGCTTTCGACCCGTTGCGTACCAGATCTCTGGTGAATGATTTGTCTCGAACGTGGCCATCATTGTCTCCGCCACTACGAAGCGCACTCCCCCATCCGCCAGGAACTGACGCGCCTGAGTCGTTCCCAGGCCACCTCGGCTGTTCGTGTCGCCCGCCGTCATGCTCCTGGCTGTTGCGGCCGGTTCTGACTATCAGGACGCGGCGCGTGCGGCCTGGCGTAAGAGCGGGGACGCGGTGTCCCATCTGGTCGCTCGGTTCAACCGCGAGGGCCGGGCGGCGCTGGACACGCGGCACGGGAGGCCACAAGCCGACTTACGGTGCCGCGGCCGAGGCCCGGATCCTGCGGGAAGCGGCCACACCCCGACCCCAGAGGCCGACGGCACCGCTACGTGGTCCCTGGCGATCCTCCGCCGGGTCCTTCGCGCCGCCCCCGATGGGCTCCCGGCCGTCTCCACATTCACCATTTGGCAGGTGCTCCGCGGGGCCGGGTACACGTACCGCGCGGAGCGGTCATCAGAGGGGAATACAGTCCTCGCGCTCGGACGCGCGGAACCACGCGGTCGGATCGACCCGGTAGTACGCGGCCAACAGGTCGTACACCTGTGGGTGCCGGGCCTTCAGGTCGTGCGGGCGGCAGTAGAACACTTCGGTCGCGTCGGCGAAGAACTCCGCCTCGTTGTCGGCCGCGTGCGGGGTGAAGAAGAGGTCCGAGGGGTTCTCGCGGAGCGCCCGGCGGTGATCCGCAAACGCGACCGCCATCACGTACTTCCAGCGCGCTTCGAGTGCAGAGTCCCCGAGGTCCGGCGCGCCCGACGACGCGCCGTCAACGAAGTCGAGTTGGTGGGCGAACTCGTGGACCACCACGTTGTACCCGGCGTCCGGATCGCGGCCCTCGCGCTGCACCTCGTCCCAGGCCAGGAGCACCGGTCCGCGGTCCACCGCTTGACCGCCCAGCGGCGTGTCGGACAGGAGGTCGTCCTCCCAGTCGTCGCCCGCGACCGGCGTCCGGAACTCGGTCGGGAACACGATGACCTTGCGCACCCGGGCGAAGTAGTCGCGGTCGGTGCCGAGCAGCAGCAGCGCGGCTTGAGCGGCAATCGTGACGGTCATTTCTTCGGAAACGATGAGCACCCCGCCGCGGCCGAGCCACTGCTTTTCCGCGATCAGGATGCGGGCGAGGTCGCGCAGCCGCGACCGTTCGTCAGGGCCGAGGAGCAGGTAGTGGCCGACGTTGCGTTCGAGGAACCCGGTCCAGCGGAGCGGGAACGGCTCGGCGAGTAACTTTCGCCGTCGGCGGGTGCGCAGCCAGGAGAACAGCATGGAGGCATTGTACCGAAACGAGCTGA from the Frigoriglobus tundricola genome contains:
- a CDS encoding M90 family metallopeptidase; translated protein: MLFSWLRTRRRRKLLAEPFPLRWTGFLERNVGHYLLLGPDERSRLRDLARILIAEKQWLGRGGVLIVSEEMTVTIAAQAALLLLGTDRDYFARVRKVIVFPTEFRTPVAGDDWEDDLLSDTPLGGQAVDRGPVLLAWDEVQREGRDPDAGYNVVVHEFAHQLDFVDGASSGAPDLGDSALEARWKYVMAVAFADHRRALRENPSDLFFTPHAADNEAEFFADATEVFYCRPHDLKARHPQVYDLLAAYYRVDPTAWFRASEREDCIPL